One window of Vibrio sinaloensis genomic DNA carries:
- a CDS encoding CpxP family protein: MKLAKKVVLAAAVLPLALGTASAYAFGGKDHKRGGPGQCGGGFDRGMMRQLDLTDAQQEQLKQMRSEGKQAMKDEFKQNFETRQAQREAHQAQMQQLILADNFDQAAANELAKQMVEKQTERKVKMLEKQHQMLSILTPEQKAKFTELQQERMGKCAEKMQQRFNDNDA; encoded by the coding sequence ATGAAATTAGCAAAAAAAGTAGTATTGGCCGCCGCTGTTCTTCCTTTGGCTTTGGGAACCGCAAGTGCATACGCATTCGGTGGTAAAGACCACAAACGTGGCGGTCCGGGTCAATGTGGCGGTGGTTTCGACCGTGGCATGATGCGCCAACTCGACTTGACCGATGCGCAGCAAGAGCAGTTGAAGCAGATGCGCAGCGAAGGCAAACAGGCGATGAAGGACGAGTTCAAGCAGAACTTCGAAACTCGACAAGCACAAAGAGAAGCGCACCAAGCGCAGATGCAGCAACTGATACTGGCCGATAACTTCGATCAAGCCGCGGCGAATGAGCTAGCGAAACAGATGGTAGAGAAACAGACCGAACGCAAAGTGAAAATGCTGGAAAAGCAGCACCAAATGCTCAGCATTCTAACACCAGAACAGAAAGCGAAGTTTACTGAACTGCAGCAAGAACGAATGGGTAAATGCGCAGAGAAAATGCAACAGCGTTTTAATGACAACGACGCGTAA
- the fieF gene encoding CDF family cation-efflux transporter FieF (FieF, a metal efflux transporter, is a member of the CDF (cation diffusion facilitator) family of transporters.): protein MKQEYARLVTLAAWTATIVATLLLVVKVGAWWTTGSVSLLASLIDSMLDIAASLVNLVVVRYALQPADREHTFGHGKAESLAALAQAMFISGSAVFLILNGIERFFKPHELQSPEYGVYVSLFALVVTFALVTFQKHVVKKTGSQAIAADSLHYQSDLLMNGAIMVALGLSWFGITQADAIFAVGIGIFILFSAFKMVKEATQTLLDRKLPDSELRDIRETCLQVEGVLGVHQLRTRMSGPTRFIQLHLELEDKIPLLEAHRISDAVEDKLLELFPGSDVLIHQDPYSVVLGAEKKQKSQDW from the coding sequence ATGAAACAAGAATATGCGCGCTTAGTCACTTTGGCAGCGTGGACTGCGACGATTGTCGCCACGCTACTGTTGGTTGTGAAAGTGGGGGCGTGGTGGACAACGGGGTCGGTGAGCTTATTGGCCTCCTTGATTGATTCGATGCTCGATATTGCCGCCTCCTTGGTCAATTTAGTGGTCGTCCGTTATGCCCTACAGCCTGCTGACCGAGAGCACACCTTTGGTCATGGCAAGGCCGAGTCGCTTGCCGCGTTGGCGCAGGCGATGTTTATTTCTGGCTCGGCGGTGTTTTTAATCCTCAACGGTATCGAGCGTTTCTTTAAGCCCCATGAATTGCAGTCGCCTGAGTATGGCGTGTACGTCAGCCTGTTTGCGTTGGTGGTGACTTTTGCTTTGGTGACCTTTCAAAAGCACGTAGTGAAAAAAACCGGCAGTCAGGCTATTGCGGCAGACTCGCTACATTATCAATCTGATCTGCTGATGAACGGCGCGATTATGGTGGCGCTTGGTTTGAGTTGGTTTGGTATTACTCAAGCGGATGCGATTTTTGCGGTTGGTATCGGTATTTTTATTCTGTTCAGCGCATTCAAAATGGTCAAAGAGGCGACACAAACACTCCTTGATCGCAAACTGCCAGACAGTGAGCTGCGAGATATTCGCGAAACCTGCCTGCAAGTTGAGGGCGTGTTAGGTGTGCATCAACTACGCACCCGGATGTCTGGCCCGACTCGCTTTATTCAATTACACCTAGAGTTGGAAGATAAAATCCCGTTGCTTGAAGCGCATCGAATCTCTGATGCAGTAGAAGACAAACTGCTTGAACTGTTTCCCGGTTCAGATGTACTGATTCATCAAGATCCCTACTCAGTGGTTCTAGGCGCTGAAAAGAAGCAAAAGTCGCAAGATTGGTAA
- the pfkA gene encoding 6-phosphofructokinase, translating to MIKKIGVLTSGGDAPGMNAAVRGVVRTALSEGLEVFGVFDGYLGLYEDRIKQLDRSSVSDVINKGGTFLGSARFPEFKEVEVRQKAIENLQKHGIEALVVIGGDGSYMGAKKLTEMGYPCIGLPGTIDNDIAGTDYTIGYLTALNTVIDAIDRLRDTSSSHQRISIVEIMGRHCGDLTLMSAIAGGCEYIITPETGLDKEKLIGNIQDGIAKGKKHAIIALTELMMDANELAKEIEAATGRETRATVLGHIQRGGRPTAFDRVLASRMGNYAVHLLMEGHGGRCVGIQKEQLVHHDIIDAIENMKRPVREDLYKVAEELF from the coding sequence ATGATTAAGAAGATCGGTGTCTTGACAAGTGGCGGTGACGCACCAGGTATGAACGCGGCCGTTCGCGGTGTAGTGCGTACAGCACTGTCTGAAGGACTAGAGGTGTTCGGTGTATTCGATGGTTATTTAGGCCTATACGAAGACCGTATCAAACAACTGGATCGTTCAAGCGTTTCTGATGTGATCAATAAGGGTGGTACTTTCCTAGGTTCGGCGCGTTTCCCTGAGTTTAAAGAAGTGGAAGTTCGTCAAAAAGCGATCGAAAACCTACAAAAGCACGGCATTGAAGCGCTTGTGGTTATCGGTGGTGACGGGTCTTACATGGGTGCGAAGAAGCTGACTGAAATGGGTTACCCATGTATTGGTCTGCCAGGCACGATCGACAACGACATCGCAGGTACTGATTACACTATCGGCTATCTGACAGCACTCAACACGGTCATTGACGCTATCGACCGTCTGCGTGATACCTCTTCGTCTCACCAGCGCATCTCGATCGTTGAGATCATGGGTCGTCACTGTGGTGACTTGACTCTGATGTCAGCGATTGCCGGTGGTTGTGAATACATCATCACTCCGGAAACAGGCCTTGATAAAGAGAAGCTGATTGGTAACATCCAAGACGGCATCGCTAAGGGTAAAAAACACGCGATTATCGCCCTGACTGAGCTGATGATGGACGCCAACGAATTGGCCAAAGAGATCGAAGCGGCAACAGGCCGAGAGACTCGCGCGACAGTGCTAGGCCACATTCAGCGTGGTGGTCGTCCAACTGCGTTTGACCGCGTATTAGCATCACGCATGGGCAACTACGCAGTACACTTGTTGATGGAAGGTCACGGCGGTCGTTGTGTGGGTATCCAGAAAGAGCAACTGGTACACCACGACATCATTGATGCGATCGAAAACATGAAGCGCCCAGTACGCGAAGACCTATACAAGGTTGCAGAAGAGTTGTTCTAA
- a CDS encoding anaerobic C4-dicarboxylate transporter codes for MFYIHMLLLLAIIFVGIRHGGIAFGLLGGLGVSILAFVFGIAPGSPPISVMLIILAVVAASATLEATGGLKLLVRFAERLLRKHPNQIVFLGPLCTYSLTVLVGTGHSVYPLLPVIYDVAYKKGIRPERPMAMATVASQMGITASPIAAAAAVVMATAADNQLDIHLGDVLMVTIPATLIGVLLGCSWSLKRGKELDQDAEFIQRCQDPEFKAQLVDSNQDQESESEIGSQAKKGLTIFLAGIVTVIFVAMFGKDLSLLPQGVKMSVAIQFLMLSVGALILLTTKVEPKKIVHSNVFIAGMTAVVIIFGIAWMSDTIISFHKPYLISLVSDIVAAHPWTFAIAMFVVSVFLKSQAAVLTIMLPLGFAMGIPAPVLIGVLPACYAYFFFPFYPSDLAAITFDRSGTTQIGKYVLNHSFLLPGFIGVISATTVGYLLSTMIVN; via the coding sequence ATGTTCTATATACACATGCTGCTGCTACTGGCGATTATCTTTGTCGGCATTCGTCACGGTGGTATTGCTTTCGGCTTACTCGGCGGCTTAGGGGTGTCGATTCTCGCTTTTGTATTCGGCATCGCCCCTGGCTCACCGCCAATCAGCGTGATGTTGATTATTCTTGCGGTGGTCGCGGCTTCAGCAACTCTCGAAGCCACAGGTGGTCTCAAGCTCTTGGTACGCTTTGCTGAACGCTTGCTGCGTAAACATCCGAACCAAATTGTGTTTCTCGGCCCTTTGTGTACTTACTCTCTGACTGTACTTGTCGGCACCGGCCACTCAGTGTATCCACTGCTACCAGTCATCTATGATGTCGCCTATAAAAAAGGGATTCGTCCAGAGCGGCCGATGGCCATGGCAACCGTCGCATCACAAATGGGCATTACCGCCAGCCCTATCGCGGCGGCGGCGGCGGTGGTGATGGCCACCGCAGCCGATAACCAACTTGATATCCATCTGGGTGATGTGCTGATGGTGACAATCCCGGCGACCCTCATCGGGGTGCTACTCGGATGTAGTTGGAGCCTCAAACGCGGTAAAGAGCTGGATCAAGATGCGGAATTTATTCAGCGCTGCCAAGACCCTGAGTTCAAAGCGCAGTTGGTCGACAGCAATCAAGACCAAGAATCCGAAAGTGAGATTGGCAGCCAAGCGAAAAAGGGCTTAACCATCTTCCTTGCTGGTATCGTTACCGTGATTTTTGTCGCTATGTTTGGCAAAGATCTCTCGTTACTGCCACAAGGGGTCAAAATGTCGGTCGCGATTCAATTCCTGATGCTTTCCGTCGGTGCCTTGATTCTTCTGACCACTAAAGTTGAGCCGAAAAAAATCGTCCATAGCAATGTCTTTATTGCCGGAATGACGGCGGTGGTGATCATCTTTGGTATCGCTTGGATGAGTGACACTATCATCAGCTTCCATAAGCCCTATCTCATTAGCTTGGTTAGCGATATCGTCGCCGCCCACCCTTGGACCTTTGCCATCGCGATGTTCGTGGTCTCCGTGTTTTTGAAGAGCCAAGCTGCGGTGCTAACCATCATGTTACCGCTCGGCTTTGCAATGGGGATTCCTGCGCCGGTACTGATTGGTGTACTGCCTGCGTGTTATGCCTACTTCTTCTTCCCGTTTTACCCAAGCGACTTAGCGGCCATAACCTTTGACCGCTCGGGCACAACGCAAATAGGTAAGTATGTGCTTAACCACAGCTTCTTGCTACCGGGCTTTATCGGCGTGATCAGCGCCACCACTGTCGGTTACTTACTGTCGACGATGATCGTTAACTGA
- a CDS encoding MgtC/SapB family protein: MQAHFAQFLDLGPFSWPALLCCAINGILIGVERQTRGKPVGIRTSILIISGTYFFMSMAVSLSPNTLDQARVLGQIITGVGFLGAGVMMTLEGKIHGVTSAAIIWVLAALGMMIALGYLQQSVVITLLALSVLLGVDRAENHIKALRRGVHQKFQSRKISRHQPRVD; this comes from the coding sequence ATGCAAGCACATTTTGCCCAATTTTTAGACTTAGGTCCTTTTAGTTGGCCAGCGCTTCTCTGCTGCGCCATCAACGGTATTTTGATCGGTGTAGAAAGACAGACTCGAGGTAAACCGGTCGGAATCCGCACCTCAATTTTGATCATTTCCGGCACCTACTTTTTTATGTCGATGGCGGTCTCGCTCTCACCGAATACGCTCGATCAAGCGCGAGTGCTTGGTCAGATCATTACCGGTGTTGGTTTTCTCGGCGCTGGGGTGATGATGACATTGGAAGGCAAGATCCACGGCGTCACCTCTGCCGCGATCATATGGGTGCTAGCCGCATTGGGAATGATGATTGCTTTGGGCTATTTGCAGCAATCGGTGGTGATTACCCTGTTGGCGCTATCGGTATTGCTCGGCGTCGACCGTGCAGAGAATCACATCAAGGCTCTGCGTCGTGGTGTGCATCAGAAATTCCAGAGCCGAAAGATATCGCGCCACCAACCAAGAGTTGACTAA
- the epmB gene encoding EF-P beta-lysylation protein EpmB, protein MPHIITRKVDSVEQNWLQQLANGISDPEALLKQLDIDPAPWRDGFQARKLFAQRVPQSFVERMQKGNPFDPLLRQVLPLSDEFEVHPGYSNDPLEEQNNAIPGLLHKYRNRALMIVKSGCAINCRYCFRRHFPYQENKGSKAVWQQALDYVRQHNEIDEVILSGGDPLMAKDQELEWLIDQIASIDHVQRLRIHSRLPVVIPARVTPSLCAILAQTRLQVIMVTHINHANEINQALSDGLEQLKRHGVTLLNQGVMLKGVNDSVEAQLALSLALFAAGVMPYYMHVLDKVQGAAHFFISDQQAKAIMTGVLEQTSGYLVPKLTREVGGRASKTPLDLHLE, encoded by the coding sequence ATGCCGCATATCATAACCCGAAAAGTTGATTCTGTTGAGCAAAACTGGCTTCAACAGCTAGCGAATGGGATCTCTGATCCTGAAGCATTGCTCAAACAGCTCGATATCGATCCTGCTCCATGGCGAGATGGATTCCAAGCACGCAAGCTGTTTGCTCAGCGCGTACCACAAAGTTTTGTTGAGCGTATGCAAAAAGGCAATCCTTTTGACCCACTGTTACGTCAAGTGCTGCCGCTCAGTGACGAGTTTGAGGTACACCCCGGCTACTCAAACGATCCGCTCGAAGAACAAAACAATGCGATACCGGGATTGCTGCACAAGTACCGTAATCGCGCTCTGATGATCGTTAAAAGTGGCTGTGCAATTAACTGCCGCTACTGCTTTCGTCGTCACTTTCCTTATCAAGAGAATAAAGGGTCAAAAGCGGTTTGGCAGCAGGCACTTGACTATGTTCGCCAACACAATGAAATTGATGAGGTCATTCTTTCCGGTGGCGATCCTCTGATGGCGAAAGACCAAGAGCTTGAATGGCTCATCGACCAGATAGCCAGCATTGACCACGTGCAGCGGCTGCGTATTCATTCGCGTCTACCGGTGGTGATTCCCGCACGTGTCACGCCATCATTATGCGCGATTCTGGCCCAGACACGGTTGCAAGTCATTATGGTGACTCATATCAATCACGCCAATGAAATTAACCAAGCGCTGAGCGACGGGTTAGAGCAACTCAAACGCCATGGCGTGACACTGCTCAATCAAGGGGTGATGCTGAAAGGCGTCAATGACAGTGTGGAGGCACAACTGGCACTGAGCTTGGCGCTGTTCGCTGCGGGAGTCATGCCCTACTACATGCATGTGCTGGATAAAGTACAAGGCGCGGCTCACTTTTTTATTTCCGATCAGCAAGCCAAAGCCATCATGACCGGTGTGCTTGAACAAACATCCGGCTACTTGGTGCCCAAACTGACCCGAGAAGTCGGTGGACGCGCCAGTAAAACACCGCTCGATCTGCATTTGGAATAG
- the efp gene encoding elongation factor P — protein MATVSTNEFKGGLKLMLDNEPCVILENEYVKPGKGQAFNRVKIRKLLSGKVLEKTFKSGETCEVADVMDIDLDYLYNDGEFYHFMNNETFEQIAADVKAVGDNAKWLVENNTCMLTLWNGNPIVVTPPNFVELEVTDTDPGLKGDTQGTGGKPATLSTGAVVRVPLFISIGEVIKVDTRTGEYVGRVK, from the coding sequence ATGGCTACTGTTAGCACCAATGAATTTAAAGGCGGTTTGAAACTAATGTTGGATAACGAGCCTTGTGTGATTCTAGAAAATGAATACGTAAAACCAGGCAAAGGCCAAGCGTTCAACCGCGTTAAAATTCGTAAACTTCTTTCTGGTAAAGTGCTAGAGAAGACCTTTAAGTCTGGCGAAACTTGTGAAGTTGCAGACGTTATGGATATCGACCTAGATTATCTCTATAACGACGGCGAATTCTACCACTTTATGAATAATGAAACATTCGAGCAAATCGCCGCAGACGTAAAAGCAGTGGGTGACAATGCGAAATGGTTGGTAGAAAACAACACTTGTATGCTGACACTATGGAATGGCAACCCAATCGTGGTAACGCCACCAAACTTTGTTGAGCTAGAAGTCACCGATACCGATCCAGGCCTAAAAGGTGATACTCAAGGTACGGGTGGCAAGCCTGCAACGCTTTCAACGGGTGCGGTCGTTCGTGTTCCTCTATTCATCTCTATCGGTGAAGTGATCAAGGTAGACACACGTACTGGCGAATACGTAGGCCGTGTTAAATAA
- a CDS encoding 1,4-dihydroxy-2-naphthoate polyprenyltransferase, with translation MKQSFRIWLDAARPKTLPLALVSILTGSVLAYSTHRFSLLVAALGLLTATLLQILSNLANDYGDAVKGTDNDKRLGPLRAIQSGAVSPQEMKKAMAINVVLTVLSGLTLVLYALDSVQSMLAFIGLGILAIVAAIAYTVGNKPYGYVGLGDVSVFLFFGLLGVAGTYFLHTGMVDVSLILPAVGCGLLAVAVLNINNMRDIENDQQCGKKTVAVRLGQKRAKQYHFALLVGAVVAFSAYLIEQPSPLWVSLPFLLSLLVTYKHGRAVWLAEKPAQIAPMMPVVVKCSMVTNLLFVGVVIAQTLVS, from the coding sequence ATGAAACAGTCTTTTAGAATATGGCTTGATGCCGCGCGCCCGAAAACCTTGCCTTTGGCCTTGGTCTCGATCTTAACGGGTAGTGTATTGGCGTACTCGACACACCGCTTCTCTTTGCTGGTTGCGGCGTTGGGGCTGTTAACCGCCACCCTATTGCAGATCCTGTCTAATTTGGCCAATGATTACGGCGATGCGGTGAAAGGAACGGATAACGATAAACGCTTAGGGCCGCTGCGCGCGATTCAATCCGGAGCGGTATCACCACAAGAGATGAAAAAAGCAATGGCCATCAATGTGGTGTTAACTGTGTTGTCTGGCCTCACTTTGGTCTTATACGCTTTGGATAGTGTGCAAAGCATGTTGGCTTTTATCGGGTTGGGCATATTGGCGATTGTCGCTGCCATTGCCTATACCGTGGGCAATAAGCCCTATGGCTACGTTGGCTTAGGTGATGTCTCGGTATTTCTGTTCTTTGGTCTGCTTGGCGTTGCCGGGACCTATTTTTTGCATACCGGAATGGTCGATGTCAGTTTGATACTACCGGCAGTCGGCTGTGGCCTTCTGGCGGTGGCGGTGTTGAATATCAACAATATGCGCGATATCGAGAATGATCAGCAGTGCGGGAAAAAGACCGTCGCGGTTCGTTTGGGACAAAAACGTGCCAAGCAGTACCATTTCGCCCTTTTAGTTGGCGCTGTGGTGGCCTTTAGCGCTTATTTGATTGAGCAGCCGAGTCCGCTTTGGGTCAGTCTGCCGTTCTTACTGAGTCTATTGGTGACTTACAAGCATGGCAGAGCGGTTTGGCTGGCGGAGAAACCGGCACAGATCGCGCCGATGATGCCTGTCGTGGTTAAATGCTCAATGGTGACTAACTTATTGTTTGTCGGAGTGGTTATAGCTCAAACTCTGGTGAGTTAA